A single region of the Bacillus cereus genome encodes:
- a CDS encoding GNAT family N-acetyltransferase gives MGINIRAVEIQDARAIHRICIQDEVLPYMVFLPSMRVDAMENRIRNLAPNQFEFVAEYDGEVVGFIGLTQSPGRRSHSGDLFIGVDSEYHNKGIGKALLTKMLDLADNWLMLERVELGVLETNPKAKDLYEKFGFVVEGVKVGNLKAHGKFINEIMMSRFRPGGLIVHN, from the coding sequence ATGGGAATCAACATACGAGCAGTAGAAATACAAGATGCTAGAGCAATTCATCGTATATGTATACAGGATGAGGTTTTACCTTATATGGTTTTCTTACCTAGCATGCGTGTAGACGCTATGGAAAATAGAATTCGAAACTTAGCACCAAATCAATTTGAATTTGTTGCAGAGTATGACGGGGAAGTAGTAGGTTTTATTGGCTTAACACAAAGTCCGGGACGAAGATCTCATTCAGGCGATTTATTTATTGGGGTAGACAGTGAATATCATAATAAAGGTATTGGCAAAGCACTTCTTACAAAAATGCTTGATTTAGCTGATAATTGGTTAATGTTAGAGAGAGTAGAACTTGGCGTTTTAGAAACGAATCCGAAAGCAAAAGATCTATATGAAAAATTCGGGTTTGTAGTAGAAGGGGTAAAGGTAGGGAATTTAAAGGCTCACGGAAAGTTTATAAATGAAATTATGATGAGTCGTTTTAGACCTGGTGGTTTAATTGTACATAATTAA
- a CDS encoding DMT family transporter, with product MKSPILSYFILFFGVFALSTSAIFVKLADAPAAIIAFYRLLFATVILLPLLLFNKRNRNELKTLSKKQWGFGFLSGLFLAAHYVLWFESLQYTSVASSTVIVTLQPLFSMIGGYFLFKERFTKGAVIGCLIAISGSIVIGWQDFQISGDALYGDILAFMAAGIITAYFFISQHIRKDLSLIPYSVISYGSSSCFLGIFAYTQQQSFIHYATQTWLSFIGLAFIATILGQTIFNWLLKWMSATVISMSILGETIGTCVLAYFILSETITLQQALGISIIFIGLALFLLQPKLPNRK from the coding sequence TTGAAATCACCTATTCTTTCATATTTCATCTTATTTTTCGGTGTATTCGCCTTATCAACTTCAGCAATTTTTGTAAAATTGGCAGATGCTCCTGCGGCGATTATCGCTTTTTATCGATTATTATTTGCTACAGTAATTCTGTTACCGTTATTACTATTTAATAAAAGGAATCGAAACGAACTAAAAACATTATCGAAAAAACAATGGGGATTCGGATTTCTATCCGGGCTATTTTTAGCTGCACATTATGTACTATGGTTTGAATCCTTACAATATACTTCCGTAGCAAGTTCTACAGTTATCGTAACGTTACAACCTTTATTTTCAATGATTGGTGGTTACTTTTTATTTAAAGAGAGATTTACGAAAGGAGCGGTTATCGGTTGCCTCATTGCCATTTCAGGAAGTATCGTCATTGGTTGGCAAGATTTCCAAATTAGTGGCGACGCTTTATACGGAGATATTTTAGCATTTATGGCGGCCGGAATTATTACAGCTTACTTTTTCATTAGTCAACACATTCGTAAAGATTTATCTCTTATACCATATTCGGTAATTAGTTATGGAAGTAGCTCATGCTTTCTCGGTATATTTGCTTATACGCAGCAACAATCTTTCATTCATTACGCTACACAAACTTGGTTGTCCTTTATTGGATTAGCTTTCATTGCAACGATTTTAGGACAAACGATATTCAATTGGTTATTAAAATGGATGAGCGCTACTGTTATTTCAATGAGTATTTTAGGTGAAACAATTGGTACTTGTGTTCTAGCCTATTTTATTTTGAGTGAAACCATTACTTTACAACAAGCACTAGGAATTTCAATTATTTTCATTGGATTAGCATTATTTTTATTACAACCGAAACTACCGAATCGCAAATAA
- the cspD gene encoding cold-shock protein CspD: MTLTGKVKWFNSEKGFGFIEVADGNDVFVHFSAITGDGFKSLDEGQEVSFEVEDGNRGPQAKNVVKL; this comes from the coding sequence ATGACATTAACAGGTAAAGTAAAATGGTTTAACAGCGAAAAAGGTTTCGGTTTCATCGAAGTTGCAGACGGTAACGACGTATTCGTTCACTTCTCAGCTATCACTGGCGACGGATTCAAATCTCTTGACGAAGGTCAAGAAGTTAGCTTCGAAGTTGAAGACGGTAACCGTGGACCTCAAGCTAAAAACGTTGTAAAGCTATAA
- a CDS encoding PRK06770 family protein encodes MKTLFKVLGIIAGMVVIGVGVTYGMLYYLNNSKPAAKKASPAAPAVEVLADSNVKAEDAKLLENGNHSLPNSGFNKNFKWTDENIQTALHEMAHQKTKADQKWGYIFITQERIESLLEIINSNDVAQKSTYVDILERWKQGKYEKVDVDHNKIWKLQSGNLGEGKGVMSEKEQKELINQVFIQKGTYSGSKLIAGEVQANK; translated from the coding sequence ATGAAAACACTATTTAAAGTATTAGGGATTATCGCGGGGATGGTAGTAATCGGGGTAGGTGTAACGTATGGTATGCTGTATTATCTGAATAATAGTAAACCAGCTGCGAAAAAGGCATCACCAGCCGCTCCGGCAGTAGAAGTGCTAGCTGATAGTAATGTAAAAGCTGAAGATGCAAAGCTTTTAGAAAATGGCAATCATTCATTACCGAATAGCGGTTTTAATAAAAATTTTAAGTGGACAGATGAGAACATACAGACAGCATTACATGAAATGGCACATCAAAAAACGAAAGCTGATCAAAAATGGGGCTATATTTTTATTACACAAGAACGTATTGAAAGTTTACTTGAAATTATAAATAGTAATGATGTTGCACAAAAAAGTACATATGTGGATATTTTAGAACGATGGAAACAAGGAAAATATGAAAAGGTTGATGTGGACCACAACAAGATTTGGAAATTACAAAGTGGGAATTTAGGAGAAGGGAAAGGAGTAATGTCAGAAAAGGAACAAAAAGAATTAATTAATCAAGTTTTTATACAAAAAGGTACATATTCAGGTAGTAAATTAATTGCAGGTGAGGTACAAGCTAATAAATAA
- a CDS encoding GNAT family N-acetyltransferase, giving the protein MEGKTKMTIISIEKATILDAEKLTEIMKRTFDEEAKRWLYAQGDVIDYNIQPPGYSSVEMMKYSIEELDTYKVIMDEKVIGGIIVTISGKSYGRIDRIFVEPFLQGKGIGSRVMKLIEEKFPNIRIWDLETSSRQINNHYFYKKMGYEIIFKSEDEYCYVKRKKVDAGGENLIKNKDMKNGQYENCNLVHTEYYQVNLKNSAFVGSNIMHMNMSNCNVSQSKFRNINFRRSSYADLNLSSSTFNLVTLGGVQFKNTSLGDEKEPLSFENCDLEGSTIHNSNLKNIEIVNCDVNGMKINGIPIENLLELYNKVKI; this is encoded by the coding sequence ATGGAGGGGAAAACAAAAATGACAATAATATCTATAGAAAAAGCTACAATTTTAGATGCTGAAAAGTTAACAGAAATAATGAAAAGAACATTTGATGAAGAAGCAAAGCGATGGTTATACGCCCAAGGTGATGTAATTGATTATAACATTCAACCGCCAGGATATTCTTCAGTTGAAATGATGAAATATTCAATTGAAGAATTGGATACTTACAAAGTGATAATGGATGAAAAAGTAATCGGGGGAATTATAGTTACAATCTCTGGTAAATCGTACGGAAGAATCGATCGTATTTTTGTAGAGCCTTTTCTTCAAGGAAAAGGAATTGGATCGCGGGTTATGAAGTTAATAGAAGAAAAATTTCCGAACATAAGGATTTGGGATCTTGAAACATCTAGTAGACAAATTAATAATCATTATTTTTATAAAAAAATGGGCTATGAAATCATTTTTAAATCTGAAGATGAGTATTGCTATGTAAAAAGAAAAAAAGTAGATGCAGGTGGAGAGAATCTAATTAAAAATAAAGATATGAAAAATGGTCAATACGAAAACTGTAATTTGGTTCATACAGAATATTATCAAGTGAACTTAAAAAATAGTGCATTTGTTGGTAGTAATATAATGCATATGAATATGAGTAATTGTAATGTAAGTCAATCAAAGTTTAGGAATATAAACTTTAGAAGGTCTTCATATGCAGATTTAAATCTTTCTAGTAGTACATTTAATTTGGTGACATTAGGTGGAGTGCAATTCAAAAATACAAGTCTTGGAGATGAGAAGGAACCTCTTTCATTTGAAAACTGTGATTTGGAAGGTAGTACAATACATAATAGTAACCTGAAAAATATTGAAATAGTAAATTGTGATGTAAATGGTATGAAGATAAATGGTATTCCAATAGAGAATTTGCTTGAGTTATATAATAAGGTGAAAATTTAA
- a CDS encoding GNAT family N-acetyltransferase: protein MAFPMLETERLRLVEIEQSYCQKIYEIFSLDEVTCYYGMNSFTEFGQASRMIESFSKNYFEKKAIRWGIVLKETNTLVGTIGLNNLQLWSKRSEIGYDLHPRYWGNGYASEAAREIITYGFRDLGLFRIGAITYPENITSCNMLSKLGFQKEGLLRGYIHQGNKQHDALMYSVVRTDVEHNHY from the coding sequence ATGGCATTTCCTATGTTAGAAACAGAACGCTTGCGCTTAGTTGAAATAGAACAATCTTATTGTCAAAAAATATATGAAATATTCTCATTAGATGAGGTAACGTGTTATTACGGTATGAATTCTTTTACTGAGTTTGGACAAGCTTCACGTATGATTGAATCTTTTTCGAAAAATTACTTTGAGAAAAAGGCGATACGTTGGGGGATTGTATTAAAAGAAACAAATACTTTAGTAGGAACAATTGGATTAAATAATTTACAACTTTGGAGCAAACGATCTGAGATTGGATATGATTTACATCCTCGTTATTGGGGGAATGGTTATGCTTCAGAAGCTGCTCGAGAAATTATTACTTATGGATTTCGAGATTTAGGTTTATTTAGAATTGGAGCTATTACATATCCTGAAAATATAACTTCGTGTAATATGTTATCTAAATTAGGTTTTCAAAAGGAAGGACTGTTACGCGGATACATTCATCAAGGAAATAAACAACACGATGCATTAATGTATTCTGTTGTGCGAACGGATGTAGAGCATAATCATTATTAA
- a CDS encoding MarR family winged helix-turn-helix transcriptional regulator — MNNRELYGNIRDVYHLLQRNLDKAIEQYDISYVQFGVIQVLAKSGKVSMSKLIENMGCVPSNMTTMIQRMKRDGYVMTEKNPNDQRETLVYLTKKGEEAKKQVDVQYSDFLKENCGCFTKEEEEHLDALLLKWKKHLS, encoded by the coding sequence ATGAATAACAGAGAGCTTTACGGAAATATTCGTGATGTTTATCATTTACTCCAAAGAAATTTAGATAAAGCAATTGAACAATATGATATAAGCTATGTTCAATTCGGAGTAATTCAAGTACTCGCAAAATCTGGGAAAGTATCCATGTCAAAATTAATTGAAAACATGGGATGTGTTCCAAGTAATATGACAACAATGATCCAACGGATGAAGCGTGATGGTTACGTTATGACAGAGAAGAACCCCAATGACCAACGTGAAACGCTCGTTTATTTAACTAAAAAAGGTGAAGAAGCAAAAAAGCAAGTAGATGTGCAATATAGTGATTTTTTAAAAGAGAACTGTGGTTGTTTTACGAAAGAAGAAGAAGAGCATTTAGACGCTTTATTATTAAAGTGGAAGAAACATTTGAGTTAA
- a CDS encoding cold-shock protein: protein MYRNRKNDVAEVPPEQTPVWECESEDCLGWMRKNFSFEEEPKCPLCKSSMKSGERLLPKLG from the coding sequence ATGTATCGCAATCGAAAGAACGATGTAGCAGAAGTACCACCAGAACAAACACCTGTTTGGGAATGTGAATCAGAGGATTGTTTAGGATGGATGAGAAAGAACTTTTCATTTGAAGAAGAGCCTAAATGCCCTTTATGTAAAAGTAGCATGAAAAGCGGAGAACGTTTATTACCTAAGTTAGGTTAA
- a CDS encoding HAD family hydrolase encodes MKKIIISDLDGTLLRSDKTISEKSINILRECKNNGDELIFATARPPRAINQYIPSVLKNEIIICYNGALVLKGNDILYEMKISKNDILEIIEIAKKYNLHQICLEINDKLYSNFDVTDYFGDVPCEVMDIRKLNFEKASKLIICTNGSINKEFTEELPDECKAVITDNGTLCQIMHTDVSKWNSIQHVLQHLNRDVSEVIAFGDDYNDMEMIEKCGIGVAMSNAVEELKSVAKFIAKSNDEDGVATFLESNSYSYVN; translated from the coding sequence ATGAAAAAGATTATTATTTCAGATCTTGATGGGACTTTATTAAGAAGTGATAAAACAATTTCAGAGAAATCTATTAATATTTTGAGGGAATGTAAAAATAATGGAGACGAATTGATTTTTGCTACGGCAAGGCCTCCAAGAGCTATAAATCAGTATATTCCCAGCGTGTTAAAGAATGAGATTATTATTTGTTATAACGGAGCTCTAGTTCTTAAAGGTAATGATATTTTATATGAAATGAAGATTTCTAAAAATGATATTTTAGAAATCATAGAAATAGCAAAAAAGTATAATCTCCATCAGATTTGTCTTGAAATAAATGATAAGCTGTACTCAAATTTTGATGTTACTGATTATTTTGGTGATGTGCCGTGTGAAGTCATGGATATAAGAAAGTTAAACTTTGAAAAAGCTTCTAAATTAATCATTTGTACTAATGGCTCAATAAATAAGGAGTTCACTGAGGAATTGCCTGATGAGTGTAAGGCAGTCATTACAGATAACGGAACATTGTGTCAAATTATGCATACGGATGTTTCAAAATGGAATAGCATTCAGCATGTTCTACAGCACTTAAATCGAGATGTATCAGAAGTAATTGCATTTGGAGATGACTACAATGATATGGAAATGATAGAGAAGTGTGGGATTGGCGTAGCAATGAGCAATGCTGTTGAAGAATTAAAATCCGTCGCTAAATTTATTGCCAAAAGTAATGATGAGGATGGAGTTGCTACATTTCTGGAAAGTAATAGTTATAGTTATGTTAATTAG
- a CDS encoding aspartyl-phosphate phosphatase Spo0E family protein yields the protein MELVKLEKVIEVKKEELLNLVSNYGLQHEKVIELSQEIDKLINWFMFLK from the coding sequence ATGGAATTAGTAAAGCTAGAAAAAGTAATTGAAGTGAAAAAAGAAGAATTATTGAATCTAGTTTCAAATTATGGACTTCAGCATGAAAAAGTAATAGAGCTCAGCCAAGAAATAGACAAATTAATAAATTGGTTTATGTTTTTAAAATAG
- a CDS encoding alpha/beta fold hydrolase, with protein MILHTHISGEGEPIVLLHSGGMTGLVEFEEQVKFFKEKQYKVIRPDLRGHGESGGTLDNYFLCSADDLNDTLEHLRINSCHIAGVSLGGLAVLLFAKKYPDKVKTLTFSGVFPVKRDNWEESQEYEAKCHQQLMENEEVVTYMNQIHVKSDWKGLFESWQVKDWYPFHETGDVVNLQIPTLCIVGGDSEDEVTAATTFKQLNKNIHIAVIPFAGHLVHNDQPKMYSYILSNFLQNAQAASRL; from the coding sequence ATGATTTTACATACGCATATTTCAGGCGAAGGGGAACCAATTGTGCTTCTACATTCTGGTGGTATGACGGGTTTAGTAGAGTTTGAAGAACAAGTGAAATTTTTTAAAGAAAAACAATATAAAGTAATTCGTCCTGATTTGAGAGGACATGGAGAATCAGGAGGTACATTAGATAATTATTTTCTGTGCTCTGCTGATGATTTAAATGATACGCTAGAACATTTGCGAATTAATAGTTGTCATATAGCGGGTGTTTCACTAGGGGGATTAGCCGTTTTATTATTTGCAAAAAAATATCCAGATAAAGTGAAAACATTAACCTTTTCAGGTGTTTTTCCAGTTAAGCGAGATAATTGGGAAGAGTCTCAGGAGTATGAAGCAAAGTGTCATCAACAGTTGATGGAAAATGAAGAAGTTGTAACTTATATGAATCAAATTCATGTAAAAAGTGATTGGAAAGGATTGTTCGAATCGTGGCAAGTTAAGGATTGGTACCCATTTCATGAAACGGGTGATGTAGTTAATCTTCAAATACCTACACTGTGTATTGTCGGGGGAGATTCAGAAGATGAAGTTACAGCTGCTACAACGTTTAAACAATTAAACAAAAATATACATATTGCTGTTATTCCGTTTGCAGGTCATTTAGTACATAATGATCAACCTAAAATGTATTCATATATATTGTCTAATTTCTTACAGAATGCACAAGCTGCTAGTCGACTATGA
- a CDS encoding protoporphyrinogen oxidase — MKTVVVIGGGITGLSTMFYLEKLKKDYNIDLNLILIEKEEYLGGKIHSVEENDFIMESGADSIVARNEHVLPLVKDLNLENEMVYNETGISYIYSDNILHPIPADTIFGIPMSVESLFSSTLVSKKGKIVALKDFITKNKEFTKDTSLAVFLESFLGKELVERQIAPVLSGVYSGKLNELTMASTLPYLVDYKNKYGSIIKGFEENKKQFQSAGNKKFVSFKSGLSTIINRLEEVLTETVIKKGVVTTAVSKKGDQYEISFANHETIQADSVVLAAPHDIAQTLLQSKELNENFNKFKNSSLISIYLGFDILDEQLPADGTGFIVTENSDLHCDACTWTSRKWKHTSGKQKLLVRMFYKSTNPVYETIKNYNEEELVRVALYDIEKSLGIKGEPEVIEVTNWKDLMPKYHLEHNQAVQSLQEKLAALYPNVYLAGASYYGVGIGACIGNGKNTANEIIAILNETHNE; from the coding sequence ATGAAAACAGTCGTTGTCATCGGTGGAGGTATTACTGGACTTTCTACTATGTTTTACTTAGAAAAATTAAAGAAGGATTATAATATAGATTTAAATTTAATCCTTATTGAGAAAGAAGAGTATTTAGGTGGTAAAATCCACAGTGTGGAAGAAAATGATTTTATTATGGAATCTGGAGCAGATTCTATCGTGGCTCGTAATGAACATGTGTTGCCACTTGTAAAAGATTTGAATTTAGAAAATGAAATGGTATATAACGAAACAGGTATTTCTTACATATACTCTGATAACATATTACATCCAATTCCTGCTGACACTATATTTGGGATTCCTATGAGTGTTGAATCATTATTTAGCAGTACACTAGTCTCAAAAAAAGGGAAAATCGTTGCTTTAAAAGATTTTATTACGAAAAATAAAGAGTTTACGAAGGATACATCACTTGCTGTATTTTTAGAAAGCTTTTTAGGGAAAGAGTTAGTGGAAAGGCAAATTGCGCCTGTACTTTCAGGTGTATATTCTGGTAAATTGAATGAGCTTACTATGGCATCTACATTACCATATTTAGTGGATTATAAAAATAAATATGGAAGTATTATTAAAGGTTTTGAAGAGAATAAAAAACAATTTCAATCAGCAGGAAATAAAAAATTTGTATCATTTAAAAGTGGACTATCTACGATTATTAATCGCTTAGAAGAAGTGCTGACTGAGACTGTCATTAAAAAAGGTGTTGTAACGACTGCTGTAAGTAAAAAAGGTGATCAATATGAGATTTCTTTTGCAAATCATGAGACAATACAAGCTGATTCTGTCGTTTTAGCAGCTCCGCATGATATCGCACAAACTTTATTACAGTCTAAAGAGTTAAACGAGAATTTTAATAAATTTAAAAATTCATCGCTTATAAGTATTTACTTAGGTTTTGACATACTAGATGAACAACTACCGGCTGACGGAACAGGTTTTATCGTAACGGAAAACAGTGATTTACATTGTGATGCTTGCACATGGACAAGCAGGAAGTGGAAACATACATCGGGTAAACAAAAGCTGTTAGTAAGAATGTTTTATAAGAGCACAAATCCAGTATATGAAACGATTAAAAATTATAACGAAGAAGAATTAGTACGAGTTGCTTTATATGATATTGAAAAAAGTCTTGGAATTAAAGGTGAACCAGAAGTAATTGAAGTTACAAATTGGAAAGATTTAATGCCGAAATATCATTTAGAACATAATCAAGCAGTTCAATCATTACAAGAAAAATTGGCTGCTCTTTATCCTAATGTATATTTAGCAGGCGCTTCCTATTACGGTGTAGGAATTGGAGCTTGTATTGGAAATGGAAAGAATACTGCCAATGAAATAATTGCTATATTAAATGAAACGCATAATGAGTAG
- a CDS encoding AAA family ATPase, whose translation MGIIVFEGASAVGKSSTCRELEKNYGAYIIPEVNFLFERPENEHRTWYFEKQVERWKIAVQKSQQYEIVILDGDIYQPLSYNWCFHFDIFNQPLSLIENFYKEKMINREIGFPDQYFYLYTNDEELRKRKESDETKRRRNFEKHLHISKSFQRYYENLNTITDGYCKLIEAKSVKSNELEIVKSLNSLNVCEESRFDVSRLDAITGWLKENRA comes from the coding sequence ATGGGGATTATAGTGTTCGAGGGAGCAAGTGCTGTTGGTAAGAGCAGCACGTGTCGTGAATTAGAAAAAAATTATGGTGCTTATATTATACCTGAAGTGAATTTTTTATTTGAAAGACCAGAAAATGAACATAGAACATGGTATTTTGAAAAACAAGTAGAGCGCTGGAAAATAGCAGTGCAGAAATCACAGCAATATGAAATTGTAATACTTGATGGGGACATATATCAGCCACTTAGTTATAATTGGTGCTTTCATTTTGATATATTTAATCAACCGTTATCTTTAATAGAAAACTTTTATAAAGAAAAGATGATAAATAGGGAAATTGGTTTTCCGGATCAATATTTTTATTTGTACACGAATGATGAAGAACTTCGAAAAAGGAAAGAATCTGATGAGACGAAAAGAAGAAGAAACTTTGAAAAGCATTTACATATATCAAAATCGTTTCAGCGTTATTATGAAAATTTAAATACCATAACGGACGGATACTGTAAATTGATTGAAGCGAAAAGTGTAAAGTCGAATGAATTAGAAATTGTAAAAAGTTTAAACAGCTTGAACGTGTGTGAAGAAAGCCGTTTTGATGTTTCGAGGTTAGATGCTATTACGGGGTGGTTAAAAGAGAATCGTGCATAA
- a CDS encoding helix-turn-helix domain-containing protein: MQYDGRKEVFTMIHDRLGQTVLSYRKKNKMTIREFADYAGISTSLISQIERGYANPSLSVLELIAKALNVPLFTLFINEIDTDSLISKKKDRKKVYRENNDHIVYDVLTPDFMKARIEMLMMDLNKKASTTESHYSHEEKEEIAVVMKGEVYVELEGKEYFLEEGDVVRIPPNVKHRFLNKSNESNHILFVLTPSLG, encoded by the coding sequence ATGCAATATGATGGACGAAAGGAAGTTTTTACTATGATACATGATAGACTCGGACAAACTGTATTAAGTTATCGTAAGAAAAATAAGATGACAATTCGTGAATTTGCTGATTATGCAGGGATTAGTACTTCACTAATTAGTCAAATTGAACGAGGATATGCGAACCCTTCTTTAAGTGTATTAGAATTAATTGCGAAAGCATTAAATGTACCGTTATTTACACTTTTTATTAATGAGATTGATACAGATTCACTCATTTCTAAGAAAAAAGATCGAAAAAAAGTATATCGGGAAAATAATGATCACATTGTATATGATGTATTAACACCGGATTTTATGAAAGCGCGTATTGAAATGTTGATGATGGATTTAAATAAAAAAGCAAGCACAACGGAAAGTCACTATTCACATGAAGAAAAGGAAGAGATTGCGGTTGTCATGAAAGGGGAAGTGTATGTGGAATTAGAAGGAAAAGAATATTTTTTAGAAGAAGGTGATGTTGTACGTATCCCACCAAACGTGAAGCATCGATTTTTGAATAAAAGTAATGAATCGAATCACATTTTATTTGTATTAACGCCATCTTTAGGATGA
- a CDS encoding CPBP family intramembrane glutamic endopeptidase, whose protein sequence is MLNKQFKIIEAAKEGRRKVHPVFAVILAIVFLTLGELFMLFMLFLPKAETTFMKAIYSNIEMILTFGGAIFFVFLWIRFVEKRSFSSIGFWKNQWIRKYLRGALIGFVFISIPVILLLLTGNVKLQMQEITMTAIFGIVGSLVAFLIQGATEEIVVRGWLFPVLSVRSRIWIGIVVTSFLFGFLHLLNPGITILSISNIILVGVFAAFYALKDSSLWGICAWHSLWNWAQFNIYGFAVSGMAMYSTPLFKPVTNGSEFLHGGSFGIEGSIITTIMLSIASIVLWRQLWGRKAKQRDLS, encoded by the coding sequence TTGCTAAATAAACAATTTAAAATAATTGAAGCAGCAAAAGAAGGGAGAAGAAAAGTTCATCCTGTTTTCGCTGTTATACTTGCTATTGTATTCTTGACTTTAGGTGAATTATTTATGTTATTTATGCTGTTCTTACCGAAAGCAGAAACAACCTTTATGAAGGCGATTTATAGCAATATTGAGATGATATTAACGTTTGGTGGAGCTATATTTTTTGTTTTTTTATGGATTAGATTTGTAGAGAAAAGATCATTTTCATCAATTGGTTTTTGGAAAAATCAATGGATTAGAAAATATTTGAGAGGTGCTTTAATAGGGTTTGTTTTCATCTCAATACCAGTAATTTTACTCTTATTAACAGGTAATGTGAAATTACAAATGCAAGAAATTACAATGACAGCTATATTTGGTATTGTAGGGTCTTTAGTTGCATTTTTAATACAAGGGGCAACTGAAGAAATTGTTGTACGAGGTTGGTTATTCCCGGTTCTCTCTGTTAGAAGCCGTATATGGATTGGGATTGTTGTGACGTCTTTTTTATTTGGTTTTCTTCATTTACTTAATCCAGGTATTACAATTCTTTCAATATCGAATATAATATTAGTTGGTGTATTTGCAGCTTTTTACGCTTTGAAAGACAGTAGTCTTTGGGGGATATGCGCGTGGCATTCGCTGTGGAATTGGGCGCAATTTAATATTTATGGTTTTGCAGTAAGTGGAATGGCAATGTATTCTACACCACTTTTTAAACCTGTAACAAACGGATCGGAATTCCTTCATGGAGGCTCGTTCGGAATTGAGGGGAGTATCATTACAACAATCATGCTTTCTATTGCTTCGATTGTTTTATGGAGACAGTTATGGGGGAGAAAAGCGAAACAACGAGATCTAAGTTAA